In Campylobacter concisus ATCC 51562, one DNA window encodes the following:
- a CDS encoding TonB-dependent receptor plug domain-containing protein, whose protein sequence is MKKLGLIACCAAMALHGEVFTLGKVEVVGELGGLQKSDANVAVINEEQMQKDNIKRLSQVAYTTPGVYVDKKGPRAEQNFYVRGFDARRTPLFIDGIPVYVPYDGNADFGRFTTFDLSRIDISKGSSSVLYGPNTMGGAINLITKKPSKELEGSLGYGFETGKNAKTYGNNVDFSIGTKQELFYAQAGGSYIEDAGQQLSHKFSQKLTGNEDGGRRDNSVQRDKKFNIKFGFTPNETDEYAVAYVNQKGEKEQPFYTGRYASWQQQVYRYWDWPRWDRESLYFLSHTDFGPLYVNTKIFNDTFENELYSYDNKEKTVWEKDKNGKLSPNHKSRYKDKSYGFGVEVGGDLGDKDTLKFATSYKHDHHKGAKYKEPEEDMKDKMYSFGLENTYKFSDMTKIIAGISYDVRKPISARAWATLPISGTNNTKSEMVSYDASKEHAFNYQAAIKHSFDGNDELSLSYAKKTYFPSMKERYSTRFNRYISNPNLKPEVANHYEIGYQRNFGETFRLETALFYSKIKDAIGDINTGLYAGVGRKKTELRKSVNIGKSEYKGFELGAVYFATKDLELGGNYTYLSAKYKNTDDSLVFDIPKHKAFAYMDYKFLSKFSIYLSQYMMSTRFSNAQETTKLAGFGTTNIKFTYKPTETLSFEAGVSNLFDKNYEYREGFPEEGRIFFTNVRYKF, encoded by the coding sequence ATGAAGAAGTTGGGTTTGATAGCCTGCTGTGCTGCGATGGCACTGCATGGCGAAGTCTTTACTTTAGGTAAAGTTGAGGTTGTTGGAGAGTTAGGTGGCTTACAAAAAAGCGATGCAAACGTCGCCGTAATCAATGAAGAACAGATGCAAAAAGATAACATCAAACGCCTTTCACAGGTTGCTTACACGACACCAGGTGTTTATGTAGATAAAAAAGGCCCGCGCGCCGAGCAAAATTTCTACGTTCGCGGTTTTGACGCGCGCAGAACTCCACTTTTTATCGACGGCATTCCCGTTTACGTGCCTTATGACGGCAACGCCGATTTCGGGCGATTTACGACCTTTGATCTAAGCCGCATAGATATATCAAAAGGCTCTAGCTCGGTGCTTTACGGCCCAAACACCATGGGCGGCGCGATAAATTTAATCACCAAAAAGCCTAGCAAAGAGCTTGAAGGAAGCCTAGGCTACGGCTTTGAGACGGGCAAAAACGCCAAAACCTACGGCAATAACGTCGATTTTAGCATCGGCACGAAGCAAGAGCTATTTTACGCGCAAGCAGGCGGCAGCTACATTGAGGACGCGGGACAGCAGCTATCTCATAAATTTAGCCAAAAATTAACAGGCAACGAGGATGGCGGCAGACGCGACAACTCGGTGCAACGCGATAAGAAATTTAATATAAAATTTGGCTTTACACCAAACGAAACCGACGAATACGCCGTAGCGTACGTAAATCAAAAAGGCGAGAAAGAGCAGCCTTTTTATACCGGTAGATATGCATCTTGGCAACAACAAGTATATAGATACTGGGACTGGCCAAGATGGGATAGAGAGAGTCTCTACTTCTTGTCTCATACTGACTTTGGACCGCTATATGTAAATACAAAAATTTTTAATGACACCTTTGAAAATGAGCTTTATAGCTACGACAATAAAGAAAAAACTGTTTGGGAGAAAGACAAGAATGGCAAACTTTCTCCAAATCACAAAAGCAGATACAAAGATAAATCTTACGGTTTTGGTGTAGAAGTTGGTGGAGACCTTGGCGACAAGGATACTCTTAAATTTGCTACAAGCTATAAGCATGACCACCACAAAGGTGCTAAATATAAAGAGCCCGAAGAGGACATGAAAGATAAGATGTACTCTTTTGGTCTTGAAAATACATATAAATTTAGTGATATGACAAAAATTATTGCAGGTATTAGCTATGATGTTAGAAAGCCCATAAGCGCAAGAGCTTGGGCGACACTTCCTATATCTGGAACCAATAATACAAAATCTGAAATGGTAAGCTATGACGCAAGTAAAGAGCATGCTTTTAACTACCAAGCTGCGATCAAACATAGCTTTGATGGCAATGATGAGTTAAGTTTAAGCTATGCCAAAAAGACATACTTCCCATCTATGAAGGAAAGGTATAGTACGAGATTTAACAGATATATCTCAAATCCTAATTTAAAACCTGAGGTAGCAAATCACTACGAAATCGGCTATCAAAGAAATTTTGGCGAGACATTTAGGCTTGAAACGGCACTCTTTTACTCAAAGATAAAAGATGCCATAGGTGATATCAATACTGGTCTTTATGCAGGGGTTGGCAGAAAAAAAACAGAACTTAGAAAAAGCGTTAATATTGGTAAGTCTGAATATAAAGGCTTTGAGCTAGGTGCGGTGTATTTTGCTACTAAAGATTTGGAGCTAGGTGGTAACTATACTTATTTAAGTGCTAAATATAAAAATACTGATGATTCTTTAGTATTTGACATACCAAAACACAAAGCATTTGCCTATATGGATTATAAGTTCTTATCTAAATTTAGCATCTACCTATCTCAATACATGATGTCTACTCGCTTTTCTAACGCCCAAGAAACTACTAAGTTAGCAGGTTTTGGCACGACAAATATCAAGTTTACCTACAAACCGACCGAGACTCTAAGCTTTGAAGCGGGCGTGTCGAATTTATTTGACAAAAACTACGAGTACAGAGAGGGCTTTCCTGAAGAAGGTAGAATTTTCTTTACAAACGTAAGATATAAATTCTAA